In the Bacteroidota bacterium genome, GAAGCAAGCGTTTGCCGCCGCCGATTCTTGTTGTTTTATTTTGGGGAAGAATATGATCGCGATAACTGCGGCAGTTGCGATAATTGTTTGAAACCTAAAGAAAAAATTGAAGGAAGAGATTATGTGCAGAATGCTTTGCGCGTTGTCGATTTCGTGAATGAAAATCATCATATTCCTTATTTGGTAGATTTACTTACCGGTAAAAAAACAACCGAAAACCAAAATTATCGTCACGATAAAATTGAATTATTTGGTGTTGGAAAAGAAAAAGATGATCATTTCTGGAACTCAATTTTACGTCAGTGTTTGTTAAATGAATTTGTTTATAAGGATATTGAACAATACGGTATCATTAAACTTACCGAAAAAGGCAGAACATTTATCGAAAAACCGAAATCGGTAATGATTTCGTTGAATCACGATTTTGAAGCAGATACTACCGATGTGGATATGGAAAATAACGCGAGCAAAAGCGTTCTTGATCCAATCCTGATGGATATGCTCACCAAACTGCGTGACAAAATTGCGAAGGACGCAAAAATGCCGCCTTATGTAATTTATTCCGAAAATTCGCTGGAAGAAATGGCAACCATGTATCCTACTACAATGGATGAAATTGTTAAAATTTCAGGCGTTAGCAAAGGAAAGGCAGATAAATACGGAAAACAATTTATCGACCTTATTGCGGAATATGTAGAAGAAAACGAAATTGAAAAACCATCTGAATTTGTAATGAAACAGGTGGTAAATAAATCGGCGCATAAAGTAAAAATTATTCAATTCATCGATAAAAAAATGCCACTGCCTGATATTGCAAAAAATATCGGATTAAATTTCCCGGATTTTATTGATGAAATTGAAACTATTGTAACATCAGGAACTAAACTAAGCTTAAATTATTATCTCGACGATTTAATAGAACAGGATTTACAGGATGAAGTACATGACTATTTCCTTGAAATGTCCAGCCCTGATTTAAAAACTGCTTTCAACGATTTAAAAGATGAAGGATTAAGTTTTGAAGAATTACGCCTGTTGCACATTAAATTTATGTCAGAAATGGCGAATTAATTTGTTATACAGTAAGTTTGTATCATTATTTTAAGCAATGCAGGACCAACAAACATTCGAAATAAAGCTGCCTCAATTTGAGGGGCCATTTGATTTGTTATTATTTTTTATTGAAAGAGATGAACTTGATATTCATGATATTCCGATTTCTATAATAACAAAAGATTTTCTCGACTATATTCATTCAATGACGCAATTAAATATTGAAGTAGCCAGCGATTTCATTCTGGTTGCAGCAACATTAATGCGTATTAAAGCAAAAATGCTCCTGCCTCGCAAAGAGTTGGATGAATTTGGTAACGAAATTGACCCACGTAAAGAACTTGTTGACCGACTGCTTGAATACAAACGGTATAAAGAAGTTATTACCGACCTTTCTTCACTTGAAGATGGCCGTCAGTTGAAAATTCAACGTGGCAATATCACTATGGAACATGAGTTGCTTGCTAAAAAACACAGCAATGAAATGGAACTCAGCAGTATAAATTTATTTGTACTGTTAAAAGTTTTCCAGAAGGTAATGGACCGGTTTAATAACCAGCCTACGGTTAAAGAACACGTTGTGTTTTCTTACAACTACTCTATTGAAGAGGAAAGTTTTGGCGTTTATGCTTATTGTAAAGGCAAAAAAAATGTTCCTTTTGGAGAAGTATTTACCAGTTGTAAAGACCGTTATCAGGCAGTTTTCCGTTTTTTAAGTGTGCTCGATTTAATTGCACAACAAAAACTTACATTACTGGTTGGTGAAGGTCCAAATAATTTCTGGTTGACATCCGACAACGAAAATTAAATTTTTAATAAAATAAAAAAAAGGCCGGACGCTTAATTGCATCCGGCCTTCGTTTTTGTAAAACTTATTGTACTGTAATTGTTAAACTAATTTGTCCGGTTAACCCATCGCGATTGGTAATAGTAAAAGTGTATTTTTCTGTATCACCTACTGTGGCTCCTGCAGTTGTGCTGAAATCATAATCGTAATCATCTTCATTTGCATCCGGCACATCAATATCGTAAACAGAAGTACCTGCGCCACCATTTACAGATTTGGTGATATTAAAATGCGTTAATACATCTTCACTTTCTTCTTCAGAATCTGCTTTTGCAGCTTCAATTCCAATTAAAATTGCACTGCCGGAAGTGGCATTTGCATTTGCCGATGTATAACCTGCACCCGTTTTAAAACTGATAGTTGGTGGTTCCATTTCATCCTCTTTGTTGCAAGATGTAAATGTGATTGCTAATCCACAAATTAGCATAAATGTTAATGCCTGAAATTGTTTTTTCATTTTAGTTACTTTTAATTTGTTTGGAAAAAATTATTTTAATATTTAATACGAGATTTAAGCCAATATTTTTATAACCTAAATCTTTAAAGCGGGATAAATGATCAACATAAACGGTGTTGAGTAAATTGTTTCCTGCAAGGCTGATTTCAACAGGGAAATATGCAATATGTAAAACCAGTCCTGCTCCTGCATTTAGTAATACATATTCAGGTGTAGATGATTCGTAAGCTGCAGTATTATACTGTCCGAAAACAAAATCGCTGTTTACAAAAGCATAAATGTTTTCTGCAGATTTAAATTGCGGGACAGTATATTTCAATTCCGGTGTTAATTTATTTGCCGGAATAAAAGGCAAATTGGAGCCATCTGCTTTAATTCCTTGCATCGCAGAGTATGCAATTCGAGCAGTAGCATTTTTAATTACAGAAGGTGCACAACTTATCTCAACTTCAAAACCGGATAAATTTGCAGTTTGTTGTTTATAACGATAAATCGGAAATCCAAACCACTCTTCACCTGTTGGTTCAATATAAATGTAATCGATAAAATGATTATAAAATACACCTGCATATCCTTGTAAAATATCGCCGTTATAATCAATACTTACTTCGGAATTGATATTTTTTTCATTTTTTAATGTTGGATCACCAATATCATAAGTAAATACACCTTCATGTAAACCGTTAGATGAAAGTTCAGCAAGATTCGGACTGCGAACACCGGTGCTGATATTCGTTTTAAGATTCCATTTTTGCGATGGAAAATAACTCCAACCGGCAAGTCCTGTTACAAACGGACGGTAAATAGTAAATGGGTCAATATCCTTATCGGGTGTGTTAACTCCCGGTGTAAGCAATGTTTTAATATAGCGCAAACCACCACCGCCGCCAATTTCAAACACAGATTTAGTATAATGAAATTTCAAATATCCTGAACCACTGCTTTCCGCCAACCAGGCGTCGGGTACAATTCTTTTTTTACCATAATTCGCATTTTGTTCCACACTTGAAATATTTGCAAATGCGAAATCCAAATGCGGATTAATTGTTTTCAACCACCTGAATGTGTACTCACCTGTTAGCAGATGCATATTTAAACTGATGGCACCACCACCTTCATCTTCCATTCTTAAATTCGATTGTACACCAACATTTAATTTAATAGTTGAGTTAGGTAAATACAATGTATTTTGTGAACTACCAAGATTTAACATAACAACATGATGTGGCCCCGGAAAAATTACGCGCCCAACGAGCATCAGGTTCTTCAAAAAAATCGGTGATATCGCTAAAAATAAATCCATAATGATTAAACGAAAAGTGATAATTATTTTCACTCGTCCAATTTTTTTTATTAAAACCATAAGTGCCTTTTAAATAATAACCGTCGAAGCGACTATTCAAAACACGTGTGCCACTACCATCAGCATAATCGGCATTATTTTCAGCACCAATTCTGATGCGCATCCAGTTATTGCCATAATTTGCTTTGTAACCGAATTGCATCATTCCACCCAGGGTATTTGAATTTATTTTAATTCCATAATCAGTTTGCGCAGTATGTAGTTCTGGTTTTGCTTCTTCTATTATGTTGATCACACCCGCAACAGCTTCTGTTCCATGTAAAATGGAATATGGGCCTTTTATTAATTCAACTCTGTCAATACCTATTTCACTTAATCCCAATCCATGTTCATCTTGCCATTGCTGATTATCAAAACGCAATCCGGAAACCAATACTAAAACCCTGTTGCCATATAATCCTCGTATTACAGGTTTCGAGATGGCAATGCCGGTTGACAGCTGACTAACACCCGGTATTTTAGCAAGTGCATCGCTAAGGTTAAATGCGCCGCTTTGCGATATTTGTTTCAGCGTAATGGGCTGTATTTGAATACTGGTTTGTGTTGCAGATTCATCCTGAAACGAGGTGACAATTACCGGTAATAATTTTACCGTATCAACCTGTGCACGAATAATTCCGGTTAACAATAAACACATACTCAGTATCCAACATTTATTAAATGATGAATACATGAACAAAAATTAATAATTAGAAAAATTGACTGTTGAATTTAAACAACTTGTTTAAGCAGCAATTTTATTAGGTGGCGGGGTAATTACCTCGGTATGTAGTTGACTTATATAATAATCCGATTGTATTACCCGTAATTCCGGCTGAATAATAATACCGGTAATTACTTCATCTTGCATATCCTGAACAAAAGGAAAAAATGGAAATACTTTTGTAGTAAGATGTTGTTTGTTTTTTTCTTCCATTGCATGCACTAAAGCATTTTCTGCTTTATCGTTTATCGCATATAATGTGATATTATCACCATGTTGAACAGTTGCGTAGATATCATAATGTATTCCGTTAATTTTAATTTCGAATACTTGCTTACTGATATAATCTTTAGGTAACTTTTTAAACGACTTGAGTGATAAATTGAGCACCTCAGGGTTTAATTTTCCCATTGCAAATTCATCTTCACGATTGGCGGCTCGAGCGCGCACAAAATGGTGACCAGCAATAAAGGTTAACCCACTGCCTGCAAAAAGCAATACGAATAAAAATAATATCGAAAAAGTCCGCCTGAAAAGCATCAATTAACAAAAGTAAGTCGCTTCCGCCAATAAACTTACACGTTTTGTCACAAAATTGTAAGATTTTTAATTCAAATTATGCTAAAAACTTCGCCGTCAAAGAGTTAACGTTATTGCTGGCACATTTTTTTAACCAGTAACATTTCCTTATCAGCATAATTAATAATTTCCTCTGCCGAATAAGTGATTTCAAAATCAGGCATAACTCCGGTATAAGGATAATCATAAAAAAAATCGTGGCTTAAATGAAAAATCGGGAATTGAATTTGAATAGTGGAATTAGGTAAAATTAATTTACAATAGCTACCGCCGTTGTTTCCGTTTAATCCACCTGCCGTCTCCTCACCAATTAGAACCGCATCTGTATACCGTCGCAGATATGCTGCAGTAATACCGCTTGCAGAAGCTGACTTGCCGTTAACTAAAACATACAAATTTCCTTCATACCTATATTTATGGGGTTTAATTTTATAAGTAAAAGTAGCATATCCATTTTCGTATTTACAGCGATAAAATTCCCCGACATTAAATTTTAACATTTGTAAAAAATATGTTCTTTTATCGACATAAGGTTTAGCGGCTCCTGTTTTTTTTGTCATTTGGTATGTTTGCACACTATCTAAAAAATACCCTAAAAATTCGGTTAGGTTGTTCCGGTTGCCACCTAAATTGTCTCTTAAATCAATAACTAAATTATTTACTTTATTTGATTCAATGTAATTGAATACACTTTTATAAAAAGCGGAATATTTGTGATCCGGAAATCCATTTATATCTAAAACATAAATAGCGGTATCATTATTTAAGCGATAAAATTTACAATCTTCCATTTCGAATAACAGCGTATTTAATTCAACTACTTCCTGAACAGGTTTAGATTGTATAGATGCAATTTTGAAAGTGCGATCGGGATTTTTTACCGTTACAATAAATGAGTCCGGATAATTTAAAAATCCGGCTAAAAAGAAATAACCATAATCTTTTGTATAACTGTTATTTGTAGTAATAAGATTGCCATCACTGCTGCGGTAATGCCACATTTTGTCAATTAAATAAGCAGTTGGAACAGCATTTATGGAAGCTACTTCTAATGGCAAAGTAATATTTGAAATTGTATCACCAAGCTGCTTAATAAGAAATAATTTTCTCCCATCTATAAATACATCAAAAGGAAAATAATTAGGTTTTATTGGGGGCAAATCCATTTTAATTGTTTCAGTGTATGTATGTACACAATTTACCATAGTAGTATAATACCTGATTTCTTTGTAAAAGGAACGAATGCCAATTGAATCAGTAATTTTAGATTGAAGCGTATCTAATAAGCGTATAGCATTATTAATTGCAAATTCATTTCCGGGATGTGCATCGGCAAGCGCTTGTTGCAAAAAAACAATATCACTTTGCGCCTGTTGGGCAGAAATATTTTGTGCGTATGTATTATTTATAAAAAAAAATAAAAATAAAAGGATATAATATTTCATATGAGGTTCAGCGCGCCTTAAAAACAAAATTAAATGTTTAATCTGATTAGTAAACTATTAATTTTTTACTTTCTATGTTGTTTAAGGAATGAATTTCAACAATATAAACACCGTTAGGCAGGTTTGAAATATCAATAGTATGATCAAATTGTTTCCCTGAAGTATTACCTTGAAGTTTAATATTATTATATCTTCTACCGAGTAAATCTGTAATCATTAATTTGTCAGCGGTAAGGTTGATTGAGGAAGTAATTGTTACAGTATTGTCTGCCGGATTTGGATACAAATTAAATGCTGCCGGATCAAATTGATTTTCGATTTCAAGTGGAAAATAAAAGGATGAGTCAATAATAATAAATTCATCACCTTCTTCATAATCGGTATATGC is a window encoding:
- a CDS encoding segregation/condensation protein A; translated protein: MQDQQTFEIKLPQFEGPFDLLLFFIERDELDIHDIPISIITKDFLDYIHSMTQLNIEVASDFILVAATLMRIKAKMLLPRKELDEFGNEIDPRKELVDRLLEYKRYKEVITDLSSLEDGRQLKIQRGNITMEHELLAKKHSNEMELSSINLFVLLKVFQKVMDRFNNQPTVKEHVVFSYNYSIEEESFGVYAYCKGKKNVPFGEVFTSCKDRYQAVFRFLSVLDLIAQQKLTLLVGEGPNNFWLTSDNEN
- a CDS encoding TonB-dependent receptor, coding for MLNLGSSQNTLYLPNSTIKLNVGVQSNLRMEDEGGGAISLNMHLLTGEYTFRWLKTINPHLDFAFANISSVEQNANYGKKRIVPDAWLAESSGSGYLKFHYTKSVFEIGGGGGLRYIKTLLTPGVNTPDKDIDPFTIYRPFVTGLAGWSYFPSQKWNLKTNISTGVRSPNLAELSSNGLHEGVFTYDIGDPTLKNEKNINSEVSIDYNGDILQGYAGVFYNHFIDYIYIEPTGEEWFGFPIYRYKQQTANLSGFEVEISCAPSVIKNATARIAYSAMQGIKADGSNLPFIPANKLTPELKYTVPQFKSAENIYAFVNSDFVFGQYNTAAYESSTPEYVLLNAGAGLVLHIAYFPVEISLAGNNLLNTVYVDHLSRFKDLGYKNIGLNLVLNIKIIFSKQIKSN
- a CDS encoding TonB-dependent receptor plug domain-containing protein translates to MYSSFNKCWILSMCLLLTGIIRAQVDTVKLLPVIVTSFQDESATQTSIQIQPITLKQISQSGAFNLSDALAKIPGVSQLSTGIAISKPVIRGLYGNRVLVLVSGLRFDNQQWQDEHGLGLSEIGIDRVELIKGPYSILHGTEAVAGVINIIEEAKPELHTAQTDYGIKINSNTLGGMMQFGYKANYGNNWMRIRIGAENNADYADGSGTRVLNSRFDGYYLKGTYGFNKKNWTSENNYHFSFNHYGFIFSDITDFFEEPDARWARNFSGATSCCYVKSW